ATCAGGTCCTTGACGTCGGCGGTGTTGACGTTCACCTTGTCGCCGACGGGGACAGAGGCGCTCGCTGCGCGGGGTCCGGAGTGCTGCGCCCCCAGCGCCGGGAACGGGGTGAGGAGAACAGCGATCATCAGCGCCACGAACAGCCTGTATCCGTGCATCATGTGGACTCCTCCGCGTGTTGAGTGAACGACGCCATGCTCGCGAGCGACGCCATTCAAACGGCGCGCGAACGGTCCGTCAACGTGCAATGTTCGATACGGAGAGAGCGTCAGTCT
The nucleotide sequence above comes from Candidatus Methylomirabilota bacterium. Encoded proteins:
- a CDS encoding helix-hairpin-helix domain-containing protein, translating into MMHGYRLFVALMIAVLLTPFPALGAQHSGPRAASASVPVGDKVNVNTADVKDLMTLSGVGRKVAEKIVEYRQAHGPFKKPEELRKVEGIGAALWERNRDRIIIK